In the genome of Streptomyces fagopyri, the window GTGGAAACCCGCGTCGGCGAGGCGCATCTTGTCGGGGTGCGGACGCTCGTCGGTGATCCAGCCGGTGTCGACGGCCGTCATCAGGATGCGGTCCTTCTCGAACATCTCCTGGGCGCTGGTGCGCGTGAGCATGTTCAGAGCGGCCTTGGCCATGTTCGTGTGCGGGTGGCCGGCGCCCTTGTAGCCGCGGTTGAAGACGCCCTCCATCGCGGAGACGTTCACGATGTACGTCCGCCCGGCCCGCGCGGCCGCCATCGCGGCGCGCAGACGGCTGATCAGGATGAACGGCGCGGTGGAGTTGCAGAGCTGGACCTCCAGCAGCTCGACCGGCGTGACCTCCTCGACGGCCTGGATCCAGCTGTTGGTGTCGTGCAGGTCGGGCACGAGCCCGCCGGCGTCGATGGCCGTTCCGGCCGCGATCCGCTCCAGGGACGCGGATCCGGACACCAGCGCGAGGTCCGTGACGTCCTGCGCGCTCAGCGCGCCGCCGCCGGGGACCGGGAGCGCGGCCACCGCGCCGGAGCCGAAGGTGCCGATCACCTCGGCGGGCGGCAGTTCACCGGCGGGCAGCGGCCCGGACTCGGCGGCGAGCAGCTCACCGTAGGCCTGGGGCGAGCGGCGTACCGTCTGGGCCGCGTTGTTGATCAGGATGTCGAGGGGGCCCGCGGCGGCGACGGAGTCGGCGAGCGCGACGACCTGGGCCGGGTCGCGCAGGTCTATGCCGACGATCTTCAGCCGCCCGATCCACTCGTCGCTGTCGGGCATGGCCTTGAAGCGCCGGATCGCGTCGTTCGGGAACCGTGTGGTGATGGTGGTGTGGGCACCGTCACGCAACAGCCGCAGCGCGATGTACATGCCGATCTTGGCGCGGCCGCCGGTGAGCAGCGCGCGCTTGCCGGTGAGGTCGGTGCGGGCGTCGCGGCGGGCGCGGTTCTCGGCCGCGCAGTCCTGGCAGAGCTGGTGGTAGAAGTAGTCGACCTCGACGTACCGCTTCTTGCAGATGTAGCAGGAGCGCGGGCGCTGGAGTATCCCCGCGATCTCGCCGGCCCCGGTGACGGACGAGGGCAGGATGCCCTCGGTCTCGTCGTCGATCCGCTGGGCGGAACCGGTCGCGGTGGACTCGGTGACAGCCTTGTCGTGGGCGGTCTTGGCGGCCCTGCGGTCCTGGCGGCGGCGCTGCTTCACCGTGCGGTAGACGCCCGCGGTGGCGCGGCGCACGGCGATGGCGTCGGGGTGGTCGACGTCGATCCTGTCGAGCTCGTCGAGCACGCCGAGGCAGACGGCCAGCCGCTCCGGGTCGATGCCGGGGCCGTACGCCTCCGCCGCCGCGTCGACGGCGGAAGCCGCCCGGTCGTCCTCTGCCGTGTCCACGGCGAGAGCCGCCTGGCCGTCCTCTGTCACCGTCATCGCCGTTGCCGCTTCCTGGGGTTTCGCGCCGCGCTCGTACCGCGTTCGCCTTCGAAGGCGGAATTTTACGGAGCAAGGGGGCAAGGCGCCAAACCCGCGGTGATCACCGGCCGCTCAGGAGCCGCAGGCGATGATCAGCGTCTCCACCTCCTCGGTCAGCGCGCGGGCCAGCCGGTGCAGGTCCGGCACGGCCTCCGCGTCGGCGACGAGCCCGTAGTGGACCCGTCCGCGGAACGTCGAGACCGCCACCGCCAGTGCCTGGCCGCGGGCCAGCGGCGCGAGCGGATAGACCTCGGCGAGCGGGCAGCCGCCGAGCTTCAGGCCGAGGCTGGGCAGCGGCACGCTGGTGACCAGGATGTCGAAGAGCAACCGGGCCGCCTGGCCCACGACGGGGCCGCCGAGCCGGTGGCCGAGCGGCGGCACGTGGTCGGCGAGCAGCGCCACGGCACCCGCTCCCCGGTTGGGGCCCGCGTCCTTGTTGCGGTCCATGGCCGTACGGACCGCGCGGAGCCTGCCGACCGGGTCCGGGTCGTCGACCGGAAGCCGTATCAGGTAGCCGGAGAGCCGGTTGCCCTGTGGGTGCGCGGTGCGCGGGCGGCGCCGGGAGACGGGGATCAGGGCGCGGGGCGCCACGCCCTCGCTGCCGTCGCCGCGTTCGTCGAGCCAGGTGCGCAGGGCGCCCGCCACGACAGCGATCAGGACGTCGTTGACGGTGCCGCCGACGCTCTTGCGCACGCGGTGCACGTCGTCCAGGTCCAGGGACACGCCCGCGATGCGGCGGGTGCCGGTGGGCCGCGAGGTCAGCGCGGGTGAGGAGCGGACGCCGAGGGTGGCGCGGGCGACCGAGGTGCCGATGTCCAGGGCCCTGCCCACGTCGGAGAGGGTGCCGCGGACAAGGCCCGGCAGCTTGCGGACGTCCGGGAAGAGGGCCCGTGGCGGCTCCGCGGGCCGCGGACGGGGTTCCGGCATGTCCACCGGGTCCATGAGGGCCGCGGCGAGCATCAGCGCCCGCAGTCCGTCGGCCAGGGCGTGGTGGAACTTGAAGAAGACGGCGAACGAGGTGCCGTCCTCGCCGGGCAGGACGTGTGCCTCCCAGGGCGGCCGGCCGCGCATCAGCGGGCGCTCCATGAGCCGTCCCGCCGCCGTGTGGAAGTCCGTGGCCGGCGCGTGCAGCCGGACGTGGTCGAGCGGGTCGAAGTGGGGCGCGGGTTCCCGGGTCGCGCTTC includes:
- a CDS encoding SDR family NAD(P)-dependent oxidoreductase produces the protein MTVTEDGQAALAVDTAEDDRAASAVDAAAEAYGPGIDPERLAVCLGVLDELDRIDVDHPDAIAVRRATAGVYRTVKQRRRQDRRAAKTAHDKAVTESTATGSAQRIDDETEGILPSSVTGAGEIAGILQRPRSCYICKKRYVEVDYFYHQLCQDCAAENRARRDARTDLTGKRALLTGGRAKIGMYIALRLLRDGAHTTITTRFPNDAIRRFKAMPDSDEWIGRLKIVGIDLRDPAQVVALADSVAAAGPLDILINNAAQTVRRSPQAYGELLAAESGPLPAGELPPAEVIGTFGSGAVAALPVPGGGALSAQDVTDLALVSGSASLERIAAGTAIDAGGLVPDLHDTNSWIQAVEEVTPVELLEVQLCNSTAPFILISRLRAAMAAARAGRTYIVNVSAMEGVFNRGYKGAGHPHTNMAKAALNMLTRTSAQEMFEKDRILMTAVDTGWITDERPHPDKMRLADAGFHAPLDLVDGAARVYDPIVRGEQGEDLYGVFMKDYAPGKW
- a CDS encoding wax ester/triacylglycerol synthase family O-acyltransferase, coding for MTSDLLAPLDLAFWNIESDQHPMHLGALGVFTAHSPTAGAHAADLLAARAAGVPGLRMRIRDVWQPLVYPPTFGSATREPAPHFDPLDHVRLHAPATDFHTAAGRLMERPLMRGRPPWEAHVLPGEDGTSFAVFFKFHHALADGLRALMLAAALMDPVDMPEPRPRPAEPPRALFPDVRKLPGLVRGTLSDVGRALDIGTSVARATLGVRSSPALTSRPTGTRRIAGVSLDLDDVHRVRKSVGGTVNDVLIAVVAGALRTWLDERGDGSEGVAPRALIPVSRRRPRTAHPQGNRLSGYLIRLPVDDPDPVGRLRAVRTAMDRNKDAGPNRGAGAVALLADHVPPLGHRLGGPVVGQAARLLFDILVTSVPLPSLGLKLGGCPLAEVYPLAPLARGQALAVAVSTFRGRVHYGLVADAEAVPDLHRLARALTEEVETLIIACGS